From the genome of Thermoanaerobacter uzonensis DSM 18761, one region includes:
- the smpB gene encoding SsrA-binding protein SmpB codes for MAKEEIKIIAQNKKAYHDYFIEETYEAGIVLSGTEVKSIRMGKVNLKDSFARVENNEVYLYNMHISPYEKGNIFNKDPLRTRKLLLNRHEINKLIGYVTRKGYTLIPTKLYLKRGLVKVELAVARGKKLYDKREDIARRDAKRELEKHFKEKQLGI; via the coding sequence TTGGCAAAGGAAGAAATTAAAATAATCGCTCAAAATAAAAAAGCTTACCATGATTATTTCATTGAAGAGACTTATGAAGCAGGAATAGTGCTTAGTGGAACTGAAGTTAAATCTATTAGGATGGGGAAAGTCAATTTAAAAGATAGCTTTGCAAGAGTTGAAAACAACGAAGTTTATCTTTATAATATGCATATAAGTCCTTACGAAAAAGGCAATATATTTAATAAAGACCCTTTAAGAACTAGAAAATTACTTCTTAATAGACATGAGATTAATAAATTAATTGGTTATGTGACAAGGAAGGGTTACACTTTAATTCCTACAAAGCTTTATTTAAAGCGAGGCCTTGTCAAAGTCGAATTAGCGGTAGCAAGAGGTAAAAAACTCTACGATAAGAGAGAAGATATTGCGAGAAGAGATGCAAAAAGAGAATTAGAAAAGCACTTTAAAGAAAAACAATTAGGCATATAA
- the rnr gene encoding ribonuclease R has protein sequence MNVKEKLLELMNEEDYKPSKIEEIMKILGIDYSQKSILEKILKEMETEGLVFKTKRGKYALPERLDLVKGKIEFHSRGYGFLIPEDSNVKDIFIPVSGMNGAMHDDTVLVRVTKRVDGKSEEGEVVKILKRANTTIVGTYEKSKNFGFVVPDNKKIHQDIFIPKGEDKNAKTGMKVVVRITKWPEGRRSPEGEIIEVLGYKGDPGIDVMSIIREYDIPEFFSKEVLKEAEDISTEIPEEEKKRRIDLTNLNFVTIDGEDAKDLDDAVCVQKLSEETYLLYVSIADVSHYVKEGSHLDKEALKRGCSVYFIDRVIPMLPPKLSNGICSLNPQEERLTLTVKMKINSQGEVVDHEIFESIIKSKERMTYTNVYKLLEENDEELKKRYQYLLEDFKLMKELALVLLEKRKRRGSVDFDFPEAKVIVDEKGKPIDIVKVERNIAHRIIEEFMLAANETVAEHMHWLNVPFVYRIHEHPDIEKLIAFNKFIHNLGYHIKGIEGGQIHPKSLQELIRQVRGKSEQRVVETLLLRSLKRARYSPEDIGHYALATQYYTHFTSPIRRYPDLIIHRIIKEYINGKLTEKRQRHYNRILNDIALKSSERERAAEAAEREIEELKKVEYMADRIGNVYKGIISNVTNYGFFVELDNTVEGLVDVASLEDDYYHFDPERYVLIGEKSKKVYSIGKEVYVKIVHVDVDRREIDFVLAEEEKDNLEIGLTEYKS, from the coding sequence ATGAATGTGAAGGAAAAACTTTTAGAATTAATGAATGAAGAAGATTATAAGCCTTCTAAAATAGAGGAAATAATGAAAATATTAGGGATAGACTATAGTCAAAAAAGCATTTTAGAAAAAATATTAAAAGAGATGGAAACAGAAGGCCTTGTTTTTAAAACAAAACGAGGTAAATATGCTCTTCCCGAAAGATTAGATTTGGTCAAAGGTAAGATTGAATTTCATTCAAGAGGCTATGGCTTTTTAATTCCCGAAGATAGCAATGTAAAGGACATATTCATACCTGTAAGCGGCATGAATGGTGCAATGCATGATGACACTGTTTTGGTAAGAGTTACAAAAAGGGTGGATGGAAAGAGTGAAGAGGGAGAAGTTGTAAAAATTCTCAAAAGGGCAAATACAACTATTGTTGGAACTTACGAAAAAAGTAAAAATTTTGGCTTTGTAGTGCCAGACAACAAAAAGATCCATCAAGATATATTTATCCCTAAAGGAGAAGATAAAAACGCAAAAACTGGTATGAAAGTTGTAGTTAGAATTACTAAATGGCCTGAAGGAAGACGAAGCCCTGAAGGGGAGATTATAGAAGTATTAGGGTATAAGGGTGATCCTGGCATAGATGTAATGTCCATTATAAGGGAATATGATATTCCTGAATTTTTTTCTAAAGAGGTTTTAAAGGAAGCAGAAGATATATCTACAGAAATTCCTGAAGAAGAAAAAAAGAGAAGAATTGATTTGACTAACTTAAACTTTGTCACAATTGATGGAGAAGATGCAAAAGATTTAGACGACGCAGTATGTGTACAAAAACTTTCAGAGGAAACTTATCTTTTATATGTGAGTATTGCAGATGTGAGCCACTACGTAAAAGAAGGTTCTCATTTAGATAAAGAAGCATTAAAGAGAGGATGTAGTGTATACTTCATTGATAGAGTAATACCAATGTTGCCACCTAAGTTATCTAATGGTATTTGCAGTTTAAATCCGCAGGAAGAAAGACTGACTCTCACTGTTAAAATGAAAATAAACTCTCAAGGAGAAGTTGTAGACCATGAAATTTTTGAAAGCATTATAAAGAGTAAAGAGAGAATGACATATACGAATGTTTACAAACTCTTAGAAGAAAATGATGAAGAATTAAAAAAGAGGTATCAGTATCTATTGGAAGATTTTAAACTAATGAAAGAGCTAGCTCTTGTTTTGCTAGAGAAGAGGAAAAGAAGAGGCAGTGTAGATTTTGATTTTCCTGAAGCTAAAGTAATAGTAGACGAGAAAGGTAAGCCAATAGATATTGTAAAAGTTGAAAGAAATATAGCTCACAGGATAATTGAAGAATTTATGTTAGCAGCTAATGAAACGGTAGCGGAGCACATGCATTGGTTAAATGTACCTTTTGTTTATAGAATTCATGAACATCCGGATATAGAAAAGCTGATTGCTTTTAATAAGTTTATTCACAATTTGGGGTATCATATAAAAGGAATTGAAGGAGGACAAATACATCCGAAGTCTTTGCAAGAATTAATAAGGCAAGTGAGAGGAAAGAGTGAGCAAAGAGTTGTAGAAACTTTGCTTTTAAGGTCTTTAAAAAGAGCAAGATACAGTCCAGAAGATATAGGCCATTATGCTTTGGCGACTCAATATTATACTCACTTTACTTCTCCTATAAGGAGATATCCTGACCTTATAATTCACAGGATAATAAAAGAATACATAAATGGAAAATTAACAGAAAAAAGACAACGTCATTACAACAGAATCTTAAATGACATTGCTTTAAAATCTTCTGAGAGAGAAAGAGCAGCAGAAGCTGCAGAGAGAGAAATAGAAGAATTAAAGAAAGTAGAGTACATGGCAGATAGAATAGGGAATGTTTATAAAGGGATAATTTCCAACGTGACAAATTACGGATTTTTTGTAGAGCTTGACAATACTGTGGAAGGGTTAGTAGATGTTGCTTCATTGGAGGATGATTATTACCATTTTGATCCAGAAAGATATGTTTTAATTGGTGAAAAGAGCAAAAAAGTTTACTCTATAGGTAAAGAGGTTTATGTAAAAATTGTTCATGTAGATGTGGATAGGAGAGAAATAGACTTTGTTTTAGCAGAAGAGGAAAAAGATAACTTAGAGATTGGCTTAACCGAGTATAAAAGCTGA
- a CDS encoding HD domain-containing protein: protein MDRNTALALVKEYVSDETLINHMIATGAIMGGLAERFGQDVERWVITGILHDIDYQETKDNPELHSIRGGEILTEHGLDEEIVHAVMAHNEIHGIERITLLDKALFAVDPLSGLITATAYVMPSKKLEEVQLKSLKKKFKDKTFAKGANRDQIKTCEEFGISLDEFLEIALNEMKKIAPQIGL, encoded by the coding sequence ATGGATAGAAACACGGCCTTAGCGCTTGTCAAAGAATATGTGTCAGATGAGACCTTAATAAATCACATGATAGCTACAGGTGCTATAATGGGAGGTTTAGCTGAAAGATTTGGACAAGATGTTGAAAGATGGGTAATTACAGGGATATTACATGACATAGACTACCAAGAAACTAAGGATAATCCAGAGTTGCACAGTATAAGAGGTGGAGAAATTTTAACAGAGCATGGTCTTGATGAGGAAATAGTACATGCAGTTATGGCCCATAATGAAATTCATGGCATTGAGAGGATAACTCTTCTTGACAAAGCCCTTTTTGCAGTAGATCCTTTATCGGGTTTAATTACTGCAACAGCTTATGTGATGCCTTCTAAAAAATTAGAAGAGGTTCAGCTAAAATCATTAAAGAAGAAGTTTAAAGACAAGACTTTTGCTAAAGGAGCAAACCGTGACCAAATCAAAACTTGTGAAGAATTTGGAATTTCTTTAGACGAATTTTTAGAGATTGCCCTTAATGAAATGAAAAAAATCGCACCGCAGATAGGATTGTGA
- the ppdK gene encoding pyruvate, phosphate dikinase, with protein sequence MSKKYVYLFSEGDASMRDLLGGKGANLAEMTKLGLPVPQGFTVTTEACTRYYQDGKTIAPEIVEQIYEYMAKLEEITGKKFGDPTNPLLVSVRSGARVSMPGMMDTILNLGLNDETVEGLAKATNNERFAYDSYRRFIQMFSDVVMGIDKNKFEAILDEVKEENGAKFDTDLTAENLKEVVKRFKELYKKELGVDFPQDPKEQLLEAVKAVFRSWDNPRAIVYRRLNDIPSDWGTAVNVQSMVFGNMGNDSGTGVAFTRNPATGEKALFGEFLMNAQGEDVVAGIRTPQPISSLKETMPEVYNQFVEIAEKLEKHYKDMQDIEFTIEKGKLYMLQTRNGKRTAQAALKVAVDLVAEGLIDEKTAVLRVDPKQLDQLLHPTFEPNALKAAKPVAKGLPASPGAASGKVYFTADDAIEAAKSRGEKVILVRTETSPDDIEGMSVAQGILTTRGGMTSHAAVVARGMGTACVVGCGDAKIDEQAKVMRIGDIEVHEGDYISIDGSTGNVYIGEIKTVTPELTGDFATLMSWADKYRKLKVKTNADIPRDAKIAVQFGAEGIGLCRTEHMFFDEDRIPAMREMIVSKTEEQRRKALEKLLPMQRSDFEGLFEVMGEFPVTIRLLDPPLHEFLPHTDEEIKELAENMGITFEELKATVESLKEFNPMLGHRGCRLAVTYPEIAEMQTRAIIEAAINVKKRTGHDVKPQIMIPLVGELKELKYIKDIIVKVADEVIKQNNVEIKYLVGTMIEVPRAALTADQIAKEAEFFSFGTNDLTQMTFGFSRDDAGKFLETYYEKKIYEFDPFAKLDQEGVGKLVEMGTKLGRQTRPDLEVGICGEHGGDPSSIEFCHKVGLDYVSASPYRVPIARLAAAQAAIKYDNK encoded by the coding sequence ATGAGTAAAAAGTATGTGTATTTATTTAGTGAAGGCGATGCTTCAATGAGAGACCTCTTAGGAGGAAAAGGCGCAAATCTTGCTGAAATGACGAAGTTGGGTTTACCTGTTCCACAAGGATTTACGGTCACTACTGAGGCTTGTACAAGGTACTATCAAGATGGTAAGACTATAGCTCCAGAAATTGTTGAACAAATCTATGAATATATGGCTAAATTAGAAGAAATTACAGGTAAAAAATTTGGAGACCCAACAAATCCTTTATTAGTATCTGTAAGGTCTGGCGCGAGAGTTTCAATGCCAGGTATGATGGATACTATTTTAAACCTTGGTTTAAATGACGAGACAGTAGAAGGCCTTGCTAAAGCTACAAACAATGAAAGATTTGCCTATGACAGCTATAGAAGATTTATTCAAATGTTTTCAGATGTTGTAATGGGAATTGACAAGAATAAATTTGAAGCTATTTTAGATGAAGTAAAAGAGGAAAATGGTGCAAAATTTGATACAGATTTAACAGCTGAAAACCTCAAAGAGGTAGTAAAAAGATTTAAAGAACTTTATAAAAAAGAATTGGGAGTAGACTTCCCACAAGATCCAAAAGAACAACTTCTGGAAGCTGTAAAAGCAGTATTTAGGTCTTGGGATAATCCAAGAGCTATAGTGTACAGAAGACTTAACGACATACCAAGTGATTGGGGTACAGCAGTAAATGTCCAATCAATGGTATTTGGTAACATGGGTAATGATTCAGGTACAGGTGTTGCTTTCACAAGAAATCCTGCAACTGGTGAAAAAGCTTTATTTGGCGAATTCTTGATGAATGCTCAAGGGGAAGATGTTGTTGCAGGTATTAGAACGCCTCAGCCAATTTCAAGTTTGAAGGAGACTATGCCAGAAGTTTATAACCAATTCGTAGAAATTGCTGAGAAATTGGAGAAACATTACAAAGACATGCAGGACATAGAGTTTACTATTGAAAAAGGTAAACTCTACATGCTACAGACAAGAAACGGAAAGAGAACTGCTCAAGCAGCTTTGAAAGTAGCTGTAGACTTAGTGGCTGAAGGCTTAATAGATGAAAAGACAGCAGTCTTAAGAGTAGATCCGAAACAGTTAGACCAGTTATTGCATCCAACCTTTGAGCCAAATGCGTTGAAAGCTGCTAAGCCTGTTGCAAAAGGTTTACCCGCTTCTCCTGGTGCTGCATCAGGAAAAGTATACTTTACTGCTGATGATGCAATAGAAGCTGCAAAATCAAGGGGAGAAAAAGTAATTCTTGTAAGAACAGAGACATCTCCGGACGACATAGAAGGTATGTCTGTAGCACAAGGAATACTTACAACTCGTGGCGGTATGACATCTCATGCAGCTGTTGTGGCAAGAGGTATGGGTACAGCTTGCGTAGTAGGTTGTGGCGATGCAAAGATAGACGAGCAAGCAAAAGTAATGAGAATTGGCGATATAGAAGTTCATGAAGGAGACTACATATCTATAGATGGTAGCACAGGTAATGTTTACATTGGTGAAATAAAGACTGTTACACCTGAGCTAACTGGAGATTTTGCAACTCTCATGAGCTGGGCAGACAAATATAGAAAATTAAAAGTAAAAACTAATGCAGATATACCAAGAGATGCAAAAATTGCAGTTCAGTTTGGCGCTGAAGGAATAGGCCTTTGCAGGACAGAGCATATGTTCTTTGATGAAGATAGAATTCCTGCTATGAGAGAAATGATTGTCTCAAAGACAGAAGAACAAAGAAGAAAAGCTTTAGAAAAACTATTGCCTATGCAAAGGTCAGACTTTGAAGGTTTGTTTGAAGTTATGGGTGAATTCCCTGTTACTATACGCCTTTTAGATCCACCATTGCATGAATTCTTACCTCATACTGATGAAGAAATTAAAGAACTTGCAGAAAACATGGGGATAACTTTTGAAGAGCTAAAAGCAACAGTAGAAAGCTTAAAAGAGTTTAACCCAATGTTAGGTCATAGAGGCTGTAGATTAGCTGTAACCTATCCAGAAATTGCTGAAATGCAGACAAGAGCTATTATAGAAGCCGCTATAAACGTAAAGAAGAGGACAGGGCATGACGTAAAACCGCAGATTATGATACCACTTGTAGGTGAACTTAAAGAGCTTAAATACATTAAAGACATCATAGTAAAAGTAGCTGACGAAGTTATAAAACAAAACAATGTTGAAATAAAATACCTTGTAGGAACAATGATAGAGGTACCAAGAGCAGCTCTTACAGCTGACCAAATTGCTAAGGAAGCAGAATTCTTCTCCTTTGGTACTAATGACTTAACTCAGATGACTTTCGGTTTCTCAAGGGATGACGCTGGCAAATTCCTTGAAACTTATTATGAAAAGAAGATATATGAATTTGATCCATTTGCTAAGCTTGACCAAGAGGGTGTTGGCAAGTTAGTAGAAATGGGTACCAAGCTTGGAAGGCAGACAAGACCTGACCTTGAAGTAGGTATATGTGGTGAACACGGTGGAGACCCATCTTCTATTGAGTTCTGCCACAAAGTAGGTCTTGACTATGTTTCTGCTTCACCTTACAGAGTACCTATTGCAAGACTGGCTGCTGCTCAAGCGGCAATAAAATACGATAATAAATAA
- a CDS encoding pyruvate, water dikinase regulatory protein, which produces MEEGVSIYLVSDSNVDTAENIASIAAAHFDTFIEKIKKYSYVGDKNQIEEIIMEAANDANSIIIHTMVVPELKDYLLKKAQKFGIKIVDVMGPVINAIEDSTGISPHTNLAKNNREDYLKKIEVIEFAVKYDDGKDAMGILLADVVVIGVSRTSKTPLCMYLAHKYIKAANLPLVPEIEPPQELFEINPKKIFGLTIDPEVLVKIRKERLKSLGLDANAIYATEERVKKEIKYAEEVMKRLGCTVIDVTNKAVEETANVILNVLKGGEIS; this is translated from the coding sequence ATGGAAGAAGGAGTATCAATTTACTTGGTTTCAGATTCTAATGTAGACACAGCAGAAAACATTGCGAGTATTGCTGCTGCCCACTTTGATACTTTTATAGAAAAAATAAAAAAATATTCTTATGTTGGAGATAAAAATCAAATAGAAGAGATTATCATGGAGGCAGCTAATGATGCAAATAGCATAATAATCCATACTATGGTGGTCCCGGAATTAAAAGATTATCTTCTTAAAAAAGCACAGAAATTTGGCATAAAAATAGTAGATGTAATGGGACCAGTGATAAATGCTATTGAAGATAGTACTGGTATATCCCCCCATACCAATTTAGCAAAAAATAATAGAGAAGATTATTTGAAAAAAATCGAGGTAATAGAATTTGCCGTAAAATATGATGATGGTAAAGATGCAATGGGCATACTATTGGCAGATGTAGTTGTTATAGGGGTTTCTAGAACATCCAAAACTCCTTTATGCATGTACCTTGCTCATAAATACATAAAAGCTGCTAATTTACCTTTAGTGCCAGAAATTGAACCACCTCAAGAATTATTTGAAATCAACCCTAAAAAAATATTTGGGTTGACTATAGATCCTGAAGTTTTGGTAAAAATAAGGAAAGAGAGATTAAAATCTCTAGGCCTTGATGCTAATGCTATATACGCTACTGAAGAAAGAGTTAAAAAAGAGATAAAATATGCTGAGGAGGTGATGAAAAGATTAGGGTGTACTGTAATCGATGTTACAAATAAAGCTGTAGAAGAAACAGCTAATGTTATATTAAACGTATTAAAAGGAGGAGAGATTTCATGA
- a CDS encoding helix-turn-helix transcriptional regulator gives MIKIQLTNRQHIIIDIVKKYQPITGEQIAEKLNVTRATLRPDLAILTMSGILEARPKVGYFYTGKSPLSLVEDYIKSIKVKDIKSLPVVVEESTSVYDAIVTLFLKDVGTIFVQDGGFLTGAVSRKDFLKIAIGNTDIYKVPVGIIMTRMPNIVTTYDDEPVYNAAVKIIEHEVDSLPVVEPVVGSDGKQGYKVTGRISKTNITKLFVKLGEG, from the coding sequence GTGATAAAGATTCAACTGACAAACCGTCAGCATATAATTATTGACATTGTAAAAAAGTATCAACCCATTACAGGAGAACAAATAGCTGAGAAATTAAATGTCACAAGAGCGACTTTAAGACCGGATTTGGCAATTCTAACTATGTCCGGGATCTTAGAGGCGAGACCAAAAGTGGGATATTTTTATACAGGAAAATCACCCCTCAGTTTAGTAGAAGATTATATAAAAAGCATAAAAGTAAAAGATATCAAGTCTTTACCTGTAGTGGTAGAGGAAAGTACATCAGTGTATGATGCGATTGTAACACTTTTTTTAAAGGACGTCGGGACAATTTTTGTACAGGATGGAGGATTTTTAACCGGCGCTGTTTCAAGAAAAGACTTTTTAAAAATCGCGATAGGCAACACTGATATTTATAAGGTCCCGGTGGGAATAATTATGACCCGTATGCCTAACATAGTTACAACTTATGATGATGAGCCGGTGTATAATGCTGCTGTTAAAATTATAGAGCACGAAGTAGACAGTCTTCCTGTAGTTGAACCTGTAGTGGGAAGTGATGGAAAACAAGGATACAAAGTGACAGGAAGGATTTCAAAGACCAACATTACTAAATTGTTTGTAAAGCTTGGGGAAGGTTAG
- a CDS encoding glycine--tRNA ligase, translating to MSQAVTMDKIVALAKNRGFVFPGSEIYGGLANTWDYGPLGVELKNNIKRMWWKKFIQQSPYNVGIDTAILMNREVWVASGHVSSFSDPLMDCKECKSRFRADQLIEDYIKEKELNISIEGWTNEQMMEFIKEYKVPCPKCGAHNFTDIRKFNLMFKTYQGVTEDSKSEVYLRPETAQGIFVNFKNVQRTTRKKMPFGIGQIGKSFRNEITPGNFIFRTREFEQMELEFFCKPGEDMEWFSYWRKYCMDWLLEFGLKEENLRFRDHKKEELSHYSTATTDIEYNFPFGWGELWGIANRTDFDLRQHMEHSGVDLSYMDPVTGEKYIPYCIEPSVGVDRLMLAFLIDAYEEEELEDGETRVVLRFHPALAPIKAAVLPLSKKLSENAYKLYDQLRNKFVVDYDETGSIGKRYRRQDEIGTPFCITYDFDSENDHCVTIRDRDTMQQVRIKIEEVEKYLEERLNF from the coding sequence ATGTCACAAGCAGTCACAATGGATAAAATAGTTGCCCTTGCAAAAAACAGAGGATTTGTTTTTCCGGGGTCTGAAATATATGGAGGACTTGCTAATACTTGGGATTATGGACCTCTGGGAGTAGAACTTAAAAACAATATTAAGAGGATGTGGTGGAAAAAATTTATTCAACAAAGTCCCTATAACGTAGGGATTGATACTGCAATTTTGATGAATCGAGAAGTATGGGTTGCATCAGGTCATGTTAGCAGTTTTAGCGATCCTTTAATGGACTGTAAAGAGTGCAAATCAAGATTTAGAGCTGACCAATTGATTGAAGATTACATTAAAGAAAAGGAATTAAATATTTCTATTGAAGGTTGGACAAATGAACAAATGATGGAATTTATAAAAGAATATAAAGTGCCCTGTCCAAAATGTGGTGCCCATAATTTTACTGATATTAGGAAGTTTAATCTCATGTTTAAAACCTATCAAGGTGTTACAGAAGATTCTAAATCAGAGGTGTATTTGCGGCCTGAAACCGCACAAGGAATTTTTGTGAACTTTAAAAATGTTCAAAGGACAACTCGTAAGAAAATGCCTTTTGGAATAGGACAAATTGGTAAATCTTTTAGAAATGAAATTACTCCTGGTAATTTCATATTCAGAACAAGAGAATTTGAGCAAATGGAATTGGAATTTTTCTGTAAACCGGGAGAGGACATGGAATGGTTTAGTTACTGGAGAAAATATTGCATGGATTGGCTTTTAGAATTCGGCTTAAAAGAAGAAAATTTAAGATTTAGAGACCATAAAAAAGAAGAATTATCTCACTATAGTACTGCCACCACAGACATAGAATATAATTTTCCCTTTGGATGGGGAGAGTTGTGGGGAATAGCTAATAGAACAGATTTTGATTTAAGGCAACACATGGAACATTCGGGAGTTGACCTGTCTTATATGGACCCTGTAACAGGAGAAAAGTACATACCATATTGCATTGAGCCTTCTGTTGGGGTAGATAGGTTAATGTTGGCGTTTTTAATAGATGCCTATGAAGAAGAAGAGTTAGAAGATGGAGAAACTAGAGTAGTTTTAAGGTTTCATCCTGCTCTTGCTCCCATTAAGGCAGCAGTGCTTCCATTATCTAAGAAATTATCAGAAAATGCCTATAAGCTTTATGACCAGTTGAGAAATAAGTTCGTAGTAGATTACGATGAGACAGGAAGCATAGGTAAAAGGTATAGAAGACAGGATGAGATAGGCACGCCTTTCTGTATTACTTATGACTTTGATTCGGAAAATGACCATTGTGTAACCATAAGAGATAGAGATACTATGCAACAAGTGAGAATAAAAATTGAAGAAGTAGAGAAATATCTTGAAGAAAGGTTAAATTTTTAA
- a CDS encoding DUF4342 domain-containing protein, whose product MLDEELEKIDMIVERTGVSYKEAKEALEKSDGSVVDALIYIEENRKSWTETFTVAGSEVMDKIKELIKKGNVTKIRIKKDDKVLLEIPVTAGAISAVIIPQLTLVGAAVALLANCTIEVEKHDKSVTVLKEEKKKD is encoded by the coding sequence GTGTTAGATGAAGAATTAGAAAAAATAGATATGATAGTAGAAAGAACGGGAGTAAGTTATAAAGAAGCAAAAGAAGCATTAGAAAAGTCAGATGGAAGTGTTGTAGATGCATTGATATATATAGAAGAGAATAGAAAAAGCTGGACTGAGACTTTTACAGTTGCAGGTTCAGAAGTTATGGACAAAATAAAAGAATTAATTAAAAAAGGTAATGTAACAAAAATAAGAATAAAAAAAGACGATAAAGTTCTCTTGGAGATTCCTGTAACTGCAGGTGCTATTTCTGCTGTTATCATTCCTCAGTTGACGTTAGTGGGAGCGGCAGTAGCGCTTTTAGCCAATTGCACAATTGAAGTTGAAAAACATGATAAAAGCGTAACCGTATTAAAAGAAGAAAAGAAAAAAGATTGA
- the recO gene encoding DNA repair protein RecO: MRLLKTEAIVLKNNLIGETDKIATLFTKSYGKLQAVAKGARRSKSRFVNAIRPFIVANYVIFEGQNYYYIDQWELIEAHKNIEKDLVKFSVASYIAETINKILEENQKSERLYLFLKHSLKAVDELQIDPLIFISSYNLKLVSLLGYMPQLDNCVVCGKKGNLEYFSNSCGGAVCINCKNKCFDAKPLHGVTLKAIKYFLKGDYDKLQNIKVSGVIKEEVDKIITAYMKEHLEIEFKSKDFIDKLQNM; this comes from the coding sequence ATGCGCTTGTTAAAAACAGAAGCAATAGTATTAAAAAACAATTTAATAGGTGAAACAGACAAAATTGCCACTCTTTTTACTAAAAGCTATGGCAAACTCCAGGCAGTGGCAAAAGGGGCAAGGCGCTCAAAGAGCCGCTTTGTGAATGCAATAAGGCCTTTTATTGTTGCCAATTATGTTATTTTTGAGGGGCAAAATTATTACTATATTGACCAATGGGAGTTAATCGAAGCTCATAAAAATATAGAAAAAGACTTAGTTAAATTTTCTGTAGCTTCGTATATTGCCGAAACTATAAACAAAATTTTAGAGGAAAATCAAAAAAGCGAGAGGCTGTATCTGTTTTTAAAACATTCTTTAAAAGCAGTTGACGAACTACAAATAGACCCTTTAATTTTTATTTCTTCTTATAACTTAAAATTAGTTTCTTTATTGGGATATATGCCTCAACTTGATAATTGTGTTGTGTGTGGAAAAAAAGGAAATTTAGAATATTTTTCTAATTCTTGCGGGGGTGCAGTGTGTATAAACTGCAAAAATAAATGTTTTGACGCCAAGCCATTACATGGAGTAACATTAAAAGCTATAAAGTATTTTCTTAAAGGAGATTATGACAAGCTTCAAAATATTAAAGTTTCAGGAGTTATAAAAGAAGAAGTGGATAAAATAATAACAGCCTATATGAAAGAACATCTTGAAATAGAGTTTAAATCAAAAGATTTTATTGACAAGTTACAAAATATGTGA
- the deoC gene encoding deoxyribose-phosphate aldolase: MNIAKMIDHTLLKPNATKSEIEKLCNEAKEYGFASVCINPCFVDLAYSMLKDTDVKVCTVIGFPLGANTIETKVFEAVEAVKKGATEVDMVLNISMLKSGDYDYVKKEIEEVVKAVKSYGDIVVKVILETCYLADEEKVKACQLTKEAGADFVKTSTGFGPGGATVEDVKLMRQTVGENFGVKASGGVRTAEDAKAMIEAGANRIGASAGVKIVEEWNKLKMS, from the coding sequence ATGAACATAGCAAAAATGATTGACCACACTTTATTAAAACCAAATGCGACAAAAAGCGAGATAGAAAAGCTTTGTAATGAGGCAAAAGAATATGGATTTGCTTCTGTCTGCATAAACCCCTGCTTTGTAGACCTTGCCTATAGTATGTTAAAAGATACAGATGTTAAAGTTTGCACAGTAATAGGTTTTCCATTAGGTGCAAATACTATCGAAACCAAAGTATTTGAAGCAGTTGAAGCGGTTAAAAAAGGTGCGACAGAAGTTGACATGGTATTAAATATAAGCATGTTGAAGAGTGGAGATTATGACTATGTGAAAAAAGAAATTGAAGAAGTTGTGAAAGCGGTAAAATCCTATGGAGATATAGTTGTAAAAGTAATTTTAGAAACCTGCTATCTCGCTGATGAAGAAAAGGTAAAAGCATGTCAGCTTACAAAAGAAGCAGGTGCTGATTTTGTTAAGACTTCTACTGGTTTTGGACCAGGTGGAGCTACTGTAGAGGATGTAAAATTAATGAGACAGACAGTTGGTGAAAACTTTGGTGTTAAAGCCTCTGGCGGTGTAAGAACTGCTGAAGATGCTAAGGCGATGATTGAAGCAGGAGCTAATCGTATTGGGGCAAGTGCAGGCGTTAAGATTGTGGAGGAATGGAATAAACTAAAAATGAGTTGA